One Thermoflexus hugenholtzii JAD2 DNA window includes the following coding sequences:
- a CDS encoding 5-formyltetrahydrofolate cyclo-ligase has product MKRALRARWLAEREALPPEIVAAASAAVRAHLEAWPPFAQAHTVLTYMAFRNEIDLTPLLDRHPTKQWVLPRIAPSRELSLHLYQPGALERHPYGMLEPTPECPAVAPEAIELALIPGVAFDRRGFRLGYGGGYFDRLLPRLRGITVGVTYARFVVDALPHTAQDSRVQWILTEAGWLRAED; this is encoded by the coding sequence ATGAAGCGGGCCCTGCGCGCCCGATGGCTCGCCGAGCGGGAGGCGTTGCCTCCGGAGATCGTCGCCGCCGCCAGCGCGGCGGTCCGCGCGCACCTGGAGGCATGGCCTCCCTTTGCACAGGCCCATACGGTGCTGACGTATATGGCCTTCCGGAACGAGATCGATCTGACACCGCTGCTCGACCGCCACCCCACGAAGCAATGGGTCCTCCCCCGGATCGCCCCTTCCCGGGAGCTATCGCTCCATCTGTATCAGCCGGGCGCTCTGGAGCGGCATCCTTACGGCATGCTGGAGCCGACGCCGGAGTGCCCCGCGGTGGCCCCGGAGGCGATCGAGCTGGCCCTCATCCCGGGGGTGGCGTTCGATCGCCGGGGCTTCCGGCTGGGATACGGCGGCGGGTATTTCGACCGCCTCCTCCCACGTCTTCGAGGGATCACCGTCGGGGTCACTTACGCCCGCTTCGTGGTGGATGCGCTCCCCCACACCGCTCAGGACAGCCGGGTGCAGTGGATCCTGACGGAGGCCGGCTGGCTCCGGGCGGAGGACTGA
- the rplS gene encoding 50S ribosomal protein L19, with product MSDLILQQLEREWIAGRPVPELRPGDVVRVHLRVREGDKERVQVFQGTVIRIRGSGTGRTFTVRRIAAHGIGVERTFPLYSPRIDHIEVVRHSRVRRARLYYLRERFGKAARLKERLIAAPEAAELPPEAPEAPEEAGA from the coding sequence ATGAGTGATCTGATCCTTCAGCAGCTGGAGCGGGAATGGATCGCTGGGCGGCCGGTCCCGGAGCTCCGGCCGGGCGATGTGGTGCGCGTGCACCTGCGGGTGCGAGAGGGCGATAAGGAGCGGGTGCAGGTTTTTCAGGGGACGGTGATCCGCATCCGGGGCAGCGGCACCGGCCGCACTTTCACCGTGCGCCGCATCGCCGCCCACGGCATTGGGGTGGAGCGCACCTTTCCCCTGTATTCCCCGCGCATCGACCACATCGAGGTCGTGCGCCACTCCCGGGTCCGCCGCGCCCGGCTGTATTATCTGCGGGAGCGGTTCGGCAAGGCGGCCCGCTTGAAGGAGCGCCTGATCGCCGCCCCTGAGGCCGCGGAACTCCCCCCCGAAGCGCCTGAGGCCCCCGAGGAAGCCGGCGCGTAG
- the nrdR gene encoding transcriptional regulator NrdR: MWRGSGHLTQDLGVPDVRCPFCGSEETRVIDTTPEAERRAVRRRRECPRCLRRFTTIERPIHLAPMVIKRDGRREPFDREKLLRGIQIACAKRPIPAEALERLVERIEARIQAMGKPEIPSRQIGDMVIAGLKELDEIAYIRYAIVYLGLSDLESIRREIDSLLEARAREGAPSPAGPA; the protein is encoded by the coding sequence ATGTGGCGGGGCTCCGGCCATCTTACCCAAGATCTGGGGGTTCCCGACGTGCGTTGTCCCTTCTGCGGGAGCGAGGAGACGCGGGTGATCGATACCACGCCGGAGGCGGAGCGGCGGGCGGTGCGGCGCCGTCGGGAGTGCCCCCGGTGTCTGCGCCGGTTCACCACCATCGAGCGTCCGATCCATCTGGCGCCCATGGTCATCAAGCGGGATGGACGGCGGGAGCCTTTCGATCGGGAGAAGCTGTTGCGGGGGATCCAGATCGCCTGCGCCAAGCGGCCCATCCCGGCGGAGGCCCTGGAGCGGCTGGTGGAGCGCATCGAGGCCCGCATCCAGGCCATGGGCAAGCCGGAGATCCCCAGCCGGCAGATCGGCGACATGGTGATCGCCGGGTTAAAGGAGCTGGACGAGATCGCCTACATCCGCTATGCCATCGTCTATCTTGGACTAAGCGACCTGGAAAGCATCCGCCGGGAGATCGATAGCCTCCTGGAGGCCCGAGCCCGGGAAGGCGCCCCCTCCCCGGCCGGCCCGGCCTGA
- a CDS encoding LAGLIDADG family homing endonuclease, with product MTTRWEIRVDEANPEEEIPLTENGRIVLERRYLRKGPDGRPVETIPQMFRRVARAIAEAEKELGGDPALWEERFYQLLTSLRFLPNSPTFTGAGTPLGQLAACFTPEIRVITEHGLKRIADLQPGDRVLTHRGRYQPVLQTSRRFYRGPLRIIKVRRIGRRIEATPEHPFLTPRGWVMAADLRPGDRVAIGFPKGILPTPSFDLAETLSGEDLEVQSTPTTIRVRRPAAYQNSGRQARWIPRHIPLSSEVARLCGYYVAEGTLGPDLEYVRFTFSIKEKEYHADVSNILSSILGFTPIMNSSRGNWVHIDLYNRALAQWFFTQFGRHSYNKRIPIWMQYANFDLQEEFLTGLFRGDGFYSEKAYLINGRKSAKLFRAFRLTLSNPTLIFQTWQILLRLGYEASIRGVDTAYVTPNAREAAQIIMPPLRSRRLIEKAFGIHLPDAGVSNNRVLRDEEHVYFEIENIDEIYYEGYVYNCEVEEDHTYVVEGVVVHNCFVLPLEDDMGKIPGGIFQTLRDAALIQQTGGGNGFSFSRLRPKNAVVFSSMGRATGPVGFLRVYDRAFGEIAQGGTRRGANMAVLRVDHPDIEEFITCKTDENAITNFNISVGITDAFMRAVENDEEWELRFPDVLHPAYRNFRGTLEDAERAGIPIRVYKRVRARDLFRKIATQAHHNGEPGVLFLDTANRSNPVPHLYTLEATNPCVTGDTLVATPQGWRYAAEIRVGDEICTVLGTGRVERIEVYEQRPVYRVFLSDGGVIKVTAAHQFHVRDSRTKFYEPRRVDQLKPGDWVRVFPARMPNNPVPDKPPHLSDREFGFLIGVLVGDGCYTERALFPNVVRVSTHADEEEWNAVVQEAFQKLGATHFATYVNPGSRSMMMDPEPGPVIADWVRTLLLPLARSPEKRLPLVYINSNREFLEGLLDGLFSTDGSVDLSSNHPLLRFHTSSEELARQVRLILLMFGIHARIHRTVRKRHALNGREIRHDRPKYEVVISGASLGRFIEQIRLSHPEKRRRLEEAALRCNFTGGNWAAQVVKIEFAGYETVYDLYEPRSDTWITEGYVSRGCGEQWLGPYENCCLGSVNLARHVKYVNGKAEVDWEKLRETVEWATRFLDNVVQVNQYVPAVPQLKEAAFKTRRIGLGFMGLADLMYHLRIRYGSEEGQEFAAQIAEFIRYHAMRTSIELARERGPFPAIRGSIYDPEDLKWEPPKPLKPYTRDWGRPPLDWNAIVEGIRRHGIRNAAQTTVAPTGTLSTVAGCEGYGCEPVFALAYIRYVHEAEGRLELRYVSPLFMRALKEAGLDEETRARIIEEVLRKGTCQHIQELPDWIRHTFVVAQDLTPEEHVWMQASIQAFIDNSISKCVTGDTMVLTAQGLLPIAEISPMRLPDQFEPLDLDVVTPYGIKRAAAFYYGGRREIRRIHLAYGYQIAGTPNHRVHVLGPDGRICFRRLDELQPGDLVVLYVGQQQFGPAGQPLPPYSGAYRTRSKPVRWPERMSPDLAYVLGWITSEGSITANGVTIAHHSRKLLEGLARLFEDLFGLKGHILKDKRREVYTLQVNSRALRHWLLNDLGMKAGARNKIIPLCVLKGSREEIKAFLKGLLQDAFMSQDGRMFGITLSSLTLIRQLQALFLNLGVLSRLHRSGPHAWGLTVSGKALERLAEFLEFEEPWKAQRLSRRHEGRRHRLFNYSELMPSTLTTALRAMQESSSRSLRSLYPEDRIAYQRARVALLKGHRLDRETTQAIYTHFHDVAHPYARAFFEEDREDRFFVEVERVESDFAEVFDLYVPDSHTFIANGLCNHNTINFPATATVEDVERAYMMAWKLGCKGLTVYVAGSRQKEVLETLETKAKKEQKEAAMVPAQPTLPQPVGPTVRPRPQKLAGVTYRIATPVGTAFITLNENGEGQPFEVFLNVGKAGSDIAAVAEAIGRLISLLLRLPSPVPPAERLRQVVDQLQGIGGGRALGFGPERVRSLPDGIARVLAEYLAERGLELPAAPAPAVQPALPLSEPHPGQEEPRAMGPVGDICPQCGEATLLEQEGCRTCYNCGYSEC from the coding sequence ATGACGACGCGCTGGGAGATCCGAGTGGATGAGGCCAACCCGGAGGAGGAGATCCCCTTAACAGAGAACGGCCGCATCGTTCTGGAGCGGCGGTATCTGCGCAAGGGGCCGGACGGCCGTCCCGTCGAGACGATCCCCCAGATGTTCCGCCGGGTGGCCCGGGCCATCGCCGAGGCCGAGAAGGAGCTGGGCGGCGATCCGGCCCTGTGGGAGGAGCGGTTCTACCAGCTGCTCACCTCCCTCCGCTTCCTCCCCAACTCCCCTACCTTCACCGGCGCCGGCACCCCGCTGGGGCAGCTGGCGGCGTGTTTCACGCCGGAAATACGGGTGATAACAGAGCATGGACTCAAACGGATCGCCGACCTACAGCCCGGTGATCGCGTTCTGACTCATCGAGGCCGCTACCAGCCGGTCCTGCAGACGTCTCGACGATTTTATCGGGGGCCGTTGCGGATCATCAAAGTGCGACGAATCGGCCGGAGGATCGAAGCAACCCCGGAGCATCCTTTTCTGACTCCTCGGGGATGGGTGATGGCCGCAGATCTCCGTCCCGGAGATCGCGTTGCCATCGGCTTTCCGAAAGGCATTCTTCCTACACCCTCCTTCGATTTAGCGGAGACCCTCTCTGGGGAAGATCTCGAAGTCCAGAGCACCCCTACCACGATTCGGGTTCGTCGACCGGCTGCTTATCAAAATTCCGGCCGCCAAGCTCGCTGGATCCCACGCCATATCCCACTTAGCTCCGAGGTTGCACGACTTTGTGGATACTACGTGGCTGAGGGAACACTTGGTCCAGATCTTGAATATGTGCGGTTCACTTTTTCCATCAAAGAAAAGGAATATCATGCCGATGTCTCGAATATATTGAGTAGCATTTTAGGATTTACACCTATTATGAATTCTTCAAGGGGAAACTGGGTTCACATTGATTTATATAATCGAGCTCTTGCCCAGTGGTTCTTTACTCAATTTGGTCGACATTCCTACAACAAACGCATCCCTATTTGGATGCAATATGCCAATTTTGATCTTCAAGAAGAGTTTCTAACAGGTCTATTTCGAGGAGACGGATTTTACAGCGAGAAAGCGTATCTGATTAATGGGAGGAAATCCGCCAAATTATTCAGGGCATTCCGACTCACGTTAAGCAACCCGACTCTTATCTTTCAGACGTGGCAAATTTTGCTTCGATTGGGATATGAAGCATCGATTCGTGGCGTAGATACCGCTTATGTGACTCCAAATGCCCGTGAGGCTGCTCAGATCATCATGCCTCCTCTCCGATCTCGACGATTAATTGAAAAGGCTTTCGGGATCCATCTCCCAGACGCCGGAGTGTCAAATAATAGGGTGTTACGGGACGAAGAACACGTTTACTTCGAAATAGAAAACATAGACGAAATTTATTACGAAGGATATGTTTATAACTGTGAAGTAGAAGAAGATCACACTTACGTTGTAGAAGGTGTTGTAGTTCATAATTGTTTTGTCCTCCCCCTTGAAGACGACATGGGAAAGATCCCGGGAGGGATCTTCCAGACGCTGCGGGATGCGGCGCTGATCCAGCAGACCGGCGGCGGCAACGGCTTCTCCTTCTCCCGCCTGCGCCCCAAGAACGCCGTAGTCTTCTCCTCCATGGGCCGCGCCACCGGCCCGGTGGGCTTCCTGCGGGTCTACGATCGCGCCTTCGGGGAGATCGCGCAGGGCGGAACGCGCCGGGGCGCCAACATGGCGGTGTTGCGGGTGGACCACCCGGACATCGAGGAGTTCATCACCTGTAAAACGGACGAGAACGCCATCACCAACTTCAACATCTCGGTGGGCATCACCGACGCCTTCATGCGGGCGGTGGAGAACGACGAGGAGTGGGAGCTGCGCTTCCCGGATGTGCTGCACCCCGCGTATCGCAACTTCCGGGGGACCCTGGAGGACGCCGAGCGGGCGGGCATCCCCATTCGGGTCTACAAGCGCGTGCGGGCCCGGGACCTCTTCCGCAAGATCGCGACCCAGGCCCACCACAACGGCGAGCCCGGCGTCCTCTTCCTGGACACCGCCAACCGCTCGAACCCGGTCCCGCATCTCTATACGCTGGAAGCTACAAACCCTTGTGTGACTGGGGACACGCTGGTGGCCACCCCGCAGGGCTGGCGGTATGCGGCGGAGATCCGAGTCGGTGATGAGATCTGCACCGTTCTGGGGACCGGTCGGGTGGAGCGTATTGAAGTCTATGAGCAGCGCCCTGTATATCGTGTTTTCCTGTCTGACGGAGGCGTGATCAAGGTCACCGCGGCCCATCAGTTCCACGTCCGGGATTCCCGGACGAAGTTTTATGAGCCTCGTCGGGTGGATCAGCTGAAGCCGGGCGATTGGGTCCGGGTGTTCCCAGCCCGAATGCCGAATAACCCCGTCCCGGACAAGCCGCCTCATCTCAGCGATCGGGAGTTCGGGTTCCTGATCGGTGTGCTGGTCGGAGATGGGTGCTATACCGAGCGCGCCCTCTTCCCCAATGTGGTCCGTGTCAGCACCCACGCCGATGAGGAAGAATGGAACGCGGTGGTGCAGGAGGCCTTTCAGAAGCTGGGAGCCACCCATTTCGCGACCTATGTCAATCCAGGTTCCCGCTCCATGATGATGGATCCCGAGCCGGGTCCTGTCATTGCGGACTGGGTGCGCACGCTCCTTCTGCCCCTCGCGCGGAGCCCGGAGAAGCGCTTGCCTCTGGTTTACATCAACAGCAACCGTGAGTTCCTGGAAGGGCTTTTGGATGGGTTGTTCAGCACGGATGGAAGCGTGGATCTCTCCTCTAACCATCCTCTTCTTCGTTTCCACACCTCCAGTGAGGAGCTGGCCCGTCAGGTTCGGCTGATCCTGCTCATGTTCGGAATCCATGCCCGCATCCATCGAACCGTTCGCAAGCGGCATGCCCTGAACGGCCGGGAGATCCGCCATGATCGACCCAAATATGAGGTGGTGATCTCCGGGGCCAGCTTGGGACGGTTTATTGAACAAATCCGACTCAGCCATCCGGAGAAGAGGCGGCGGCTGGAAGAGGCCGCCCTACGCTGCAACTTCACCGGCGGGAACTGGGCCGCCCAGGTGGTGAAGATTGAGTTCGCTGGATACGAAACGGTTTATGACCTCTACGAGCCCCGAAGCGACACCTGGATCACGGAAGGCTATGTCTCCCGGGGATGCGGTGAACAGTGGTTGGGGCCTTATGAAAACTGCTGTCTGGGCTCCGTGAACCTGGCCCGCCACGTGAAATACGTGAACGGCAAGGCGGAGGTGGACTGGGAGAAGCTGCGGGAGACGGTGGAGTGGGCCACCCGCTTCCTGGACAACGTGGTCCAGGTCAACCAGTATGTGCCCGCCGTCCCTCAGCTGAAGGAGGCTGCCTTCAAGACCCGCCGCATCGGCCTGGGCTTCATGGGGCTGGCGGATCTGATGTATCACCTGCGGATCCGCTACGGCTCCGAGGAGGGCCAAGAGTTCGCCGCCCAGATCGCGGAGTTCATCCGCTATCACGCGATGCGGACCAGCATCGAGCTGGCCCGGGAGCGGGGGCCCTTCCCGGCCATCCGGGGCAGCATCTATGATCCCGAGGACCTGAAGTGGGAGCCCCCGAAGCCCCTCAAGCCCTACACCCGCGACTGGGGTCGACCCCCACTCGACTGGAACGCCATCGTGGAGGGGATCCGCCGTCACGGCATCCGCAACGCCGCTCAAACAACCGTCGCGCCGACCGGTACCCTCTCCACCGTCGCCGGCTGCGAGGGCTATGGGTGCGAGCCGGTCTTCGCCCTGGCCTACATCCGTTACGTCCACGAGGCCGAAGGGCGCCTGGAGCTGCGCTACGTCAGCCCCCTCTTCATGCGCGCCCTCAAAGAGGCCGGCCTCGACGAGGAGACCCGCGCCCGGATCATCGAGGAGGTCCTGCGCAAGGGCACCTGCCAGCACATCCAGGAGCTCCCGGACTGGATCCGCCACACCTTCGTGGTCGCCCAGGACCTCACCCCCGAAGAACACGTGTGGATGCAGGCCAGCATCCAGGCGTTTATCGACAACAGCATCAGCAAATGCGTCACAGGCGACACCATGGTCCTGACCGCCCAGGGCCTCCTTCCGATCGCGGAGATCTCCCCCATGCGCCTGCCGGATCAGTTCGAGCCGTTGGACCTGGATGTGGTCACCCCCTATGGGATCAAACGGGCGGCGGCCTTCTACTACGGCGGACGCCGGGAGATCCGGCGGATCCATCTGGCGTATGGCTACCAGATCGCCGGAACGCCGAACCATCGCGTCCATGTCCTGGGCCCGGACGGCCGGATTTGCTTCCGTCGGCTGGATGAGCTGCAACCGGGGGACCTGGTCGTCCTCTATGTCGGACAGCAACAGTTCGGGCCCGCGGGACAGCCTCTGCCCCCGTATTCGGGAGCCTACCGGACGCGCTCCAAGCCGGTTCGCTGGCCGGAGCGGATGTCGCCGGACCTGGCTTATGTGCTGGGGTGGATCACCTCGGAGGGCAGCATCACCGCAAACGGCGTTACGATCGCTCACCACAGCCGGAAGCTCCTGGAGGGATTGGCTCGTCTTTTCGAGGACCTCTTTGGCTTGAAGGGGCATATCCTGAAGGACAAGCGCCGGGAGGTTTACACGCTGCAGGTGAACTCCAGGGCCCTCCGGCACTGGCTGCTGAACGACCTGGGCATGAAGGCCGGGGCTCGGAACAAGATCATCCCGCTCTGTGTTCTGAAAGGCAGCCGGGAGGAGATCAAAGCCTTCCTGAAGGGACTGTTGCAGGACGCCTTTATGAGCCAGGACGGGCGGATGTTCGGGATCACCCTGTCCAGCCTGACCCTGATCCGCCAGCTCCAAGCCTTGTTCCTGAACCTGGGCGTCCTTTCCCGCCTCCACCGCTCAGGCCCCCATGCCTGGGGTCTGACGGTCTCCGGAAAGGCCTTAGAGCGCCTGGCGGAGTTCCTGGAGTTTGAGGAGCCATGGAAAGCCCAGCGCCTGAGCAGGCGGCATGAGGGGCGCCGGCATCGCCTGTTTAACTACTCGGAGCTCATGCCATCCACGCTCACCACAGCCCTCCGGGCGATGCAGGAATCGTCCTCTCGTTCCCTGCGTAGTTTGTATCCAGAGGACAGGATTGCTTACCAGCGAGCTCGTGTCGCCCTGTTGAAGGGACATCGCCTCGATCGGGAAACCACCCAAGCGATTTACACCCACTTCCACGATGTCGCCCATCCTTACGCCCGCGCCTTCTTCGAAGAAGACCGGGAGGATCGCTTCTTCGTGGAGGTGGAGCGGGTGGAGAGCGATTTCGCCGAGGTCTTCGATCTCTACGTGCCCGACTCCCACACCTTCATCGCCAACGGCCTGTGCAATCACAATACCATCAACTTCCCCGCCACCGCCACCGTGGAGGACGTCGAGCGGGCCTATATGATGGCTTGGAAGCTGGGCTGCAAAGGGCTTACCGTATACGTCGCCGGCTCCCGCCAGAAAGAAGTCCTGGAGACCCTGGAGACCAAGGCCAAGAAGGAGCAGAAGGAGGCCGCGATGGTTCCCGCTCAGCCGACGCTGCCGCAACCGGTGGGCCCGACGGTGCGCCCCCGGCCCCAGAAGCTCGCGGGCGTGACCTATCGCATCGCCACGCCGGTGGGGACGGCCTTCATCACCCTGAACGAGAACGGGGAGGGCCAGCCCTTCGAGGTGTTCCTGAACGTGGGGAAGGCCGGCTCGGACATCGCGGCGGTGGCGGAGGCCATCGGGCGGCTGATCTCCCTGCTGCTGCGGCTGCCTTCGCCTGTGCCCCCGGCCGAGCGGCTGCGCCAGGTGGTGGACCAGCTCCAGGGCATCGGCGGGGGGCGCGCCCTGGGCTTCGGACCGGAGCGGGTTCGCAGCCTCCCCGACGGCATCGCCCGGGTGCTGGCGGAGTATCTGGCCGAGCGGGGCCTGGAGCTCCCCGCCGCCCCCGCCCCTGCGGTCCAGCCCGCCCTCCCGTTATCAGAACCCCATCCCGGCCAGGAGGAGCCGAGGGCCATGGGGCCGGTGGGGGACATCTGCCCCCAGTGCGGGGAGGCCACCCTGCTGGAACAGGAGGGATGCCGGACCTGCTACAACTGCGGCTACAGCGAGTGTTAG
- a CDS encoding tripartite tricarboxylate transporter permease has product MSAELLLGVGMGLALSGASAMVPGLHPYNLVAALLFTLQERKGILPADGGLGLGIGVAVGYAFFHLAPAVFYQTPDEGTMGILLPAQKALREGWGQEAVQWARWGAWGAVMVLLLSAPLWPRGWAALRAVLVPHVGWILLALSAFLLLSEWPWGAERLPTPGRRLMAVWARLGAGVVTFTLSGALGFLLLARNPLTGPLARQPLIPAFLGLFAVPGLLQAMTGGRPAPPRPSGEALSFGVWARGVGAGLLGGVFAVLFPGVTAGIGGLLAGHATAQRDDRAFLVAQGAARAFYSVGVFWLLLLPDAPAPRGGLGTMLAPWAGPATPDRYRAAVLATALAAALAFLLMEPLTWGMSRWSASRAWRGVYAAALALIVLSIAGLGGIPGLAVLLAASGIGLLPSLTGSRRLNTLGVILVPLTLRRLGLEDAAWRILGV; this is encoded by the coding sequence ATGTCCGCGGAGTTGCTGCTCGGAGTCGGGATGGGGTTGGCGCTGAGCGGGGCGAGCGCCATGGTCCCCGGTCTGCACCCTTACAATCTGGTGGCGGCCCTTCTGTTCACCCTTCAGGAGCGAAAAGGGATCCTTCCGGCCGACGGCGGGCTGGGGCTGGGCATCGGGGTGGCGGTGGGTTACGCGTTCTTCCACTTGGCCCCGGCGGTGTTCTATCAAACCCCGGACGAAGGGACCATGGGGATCCTGTTGCCGGCTCAGAAGGCCCTCCGGGAGGGATGGGGGCAGGAGGCGGTGCAATGGGCCAGATGGGGGGCGTGGGGAGCCGTGATGGTCCTGCTGCTCTCGGCGCCCCTCTGGCCTCGGGGATGGGCGGCGCTGCGGGCGGTGCTGGTGCCGCACGTGGGCTGGATCCTGCTGGCCCTCAGCGCCTTCCTGTTGCTTTCGGAATGGCCGTGGGGCGCCGAGCGGCTGCCCACGCCGGGCCGGCGTCTGATGGCGGTCTGGGCGCGGCTCGGCGCCGGGGTGGTCACCTTCACTCTTTCCGGAGCGTTGGGCTTTCTCCTGCTCGCCCGGAACCCTCTCACCGGTCCCCTGGCGCGTCAGCCGTTGATCCCCGCCTTCCTGGGGCTGTTCGCGGTCCCCGGCCTGCTGCAGGCGATGACAGGTGGGCGGCCGGCTCCCCCACGCCCCTCGGGCGAGGCCCTTTCGTTCGGGGTCTGGGCGCGGGGGGTGGGAGCCGGGTTGCTGGGGGGTGTATTCGCGGTGCTTTTCCCGGGGGTGACGGCGGGGATCGGGGGGCTACTGGCGGGTCACGCCACGGCCCAGCGGGATGATCGCGCCTTCCTGGTTGCCCAAGGGGCGGCCCGAGCTTTCTACAGCGTCGGCGTCTTCTGGCTGCTTCTCCTGCCGGACGCCCCCGCGCCGCGGGGTGGTCTGGGGACGATGCTGGCCCCCTGGGCCGGGCCGGCGACGCCGGACCGTTATCGCGCAGCGGTCCTGGCCACCGCGCTGGCGGCGGCGCTGGCCTTCCTACTGATGGAGCCCCTCACCTGGGGGATGAGCCGCTGGTCCGCCTCCCGAGCCTGGCGCGGGGTTTACGCGGCGGCACTGGCCCTGATCGTCCTCAGCATCGCAGGGTTAGGGGGGATCCCGGGACTCGCGGTCCTGCTCGCCGCCTCTGGCATCGGCCTGCTTCCCTCCCTCACCGGCAGCCGTCGCCTGAACACCCTGGGGGTGATCCTGGTGCCCCTCACCCTGCGCCGTCTGGGGCTGGAGGATGCGGCGTGGCGCATACTGGGCGTGTAA
- a CDS encoding YifB family Mg chelatase-like AAA ATPase yields MLARLWSCALIGLKGEPVAVEVDVSRGQPGFTIVGLPDAAVQEARERVRSAIRYAGLSFPLARIVVNLAPADLRKEGPSYDLPIALGVLIASEQLPLNAVEAAMVVGELGLDGSVRHVPGALVMAALAREMGIRRLFVPAADAPEAALVPEIEIYPVASLRELVDHLLGQRPIPTQPPTPLDRWIDTPPAVDFADIKGQEHAKRALEVAAAGNHNVLMIGPPGTGKTLLARALPGILPRLSLEEALEVTRIYSVADLLSSEFPLIRQRPFRAPHHTISHAGLVGGGRFPRPGEISLAHRGVLFLDELPEFDLRALEVLRQPLEDKRVVISRAAGTLEFPAAFMLVAAMNPCPCGYYGDPIKPCTCSPAMVARYQKRLSGPLLDRIDIQIEVPRVEYEKLSDDRRGEPSAQIRERVERARALQRLRFHGTGVTCNAEMGPGHIRAYCPMEPQAQALLRAAMQQLHLSARAYHRVLKVARTIADLEGSEILQAHHIAEALQYRPRWPMAGA; encoded by the coding sequence ATGCTCGCCCGTCTGTGGAGCTGCGCCCTGATCGGGCTGAAAGGGGAGCCTGTGGCGGTGGAGGTGGACGTCAGCCGTGGGCAGCCGGGGTTCACCATCGTCGGGCTGCCGGACGCGGCGGTTCAGGAGGCGCGGGAGCGGGTGCGCTCAGCGATCCGCTATGCCGGCCTGTCCTTCCCGCTGGCCCGCATCGTGGTCAACCTGGCGCCGGCGGACCTGCGCAAGGAGGGCCCTTCTTATGATCTCCCCATCGCCCTGGGGGTGCTGATCGCCTCCGAGCAGCTCCCCCTGAACGCCGTGGAAGCGGCCATGGTGGTGGGAGAGCTGGGGCTGGACGGGTCGGTGCGCCATGTGCCGGGGGCCCTGGTGATGGCCGCCCTGGCCCGGGAGATGGGCATCCGCCGCCTCTTCGTCCCCGCCGCAGACGCCCCGGAGGCCGCCCTGGTGCCGGAGATCGAGATCTACCCCGTGGCCTCCTTGCGGGAGCTGGTGGATCACCTGCTCGGGCAGCGTCCGATTCCGACGCAGCCGCCCACGCCGCTGGATCGCTGGATCGACACGCCTCCCGCGGTGGACTTCGCGGACATCAAGGGGCAGGAGCACGCGAAGCGGGCCCTGGAGGTGGCGGCGGCCGGCAACCACAATGTGCTGATGATCGGCCCGCCCGGGACCGGGAAGACGTTGCTGGCCCGGGCCCTCCCCGGGATCCTCCCCCGCCTCTCCCTGGAGGAGGCGCTGGAGGTGACCCGCATCTACAGCGTCGCGGACCTTCTTTCCTCGGAGTTCCCTCTGATCCGCCAGCGTCCCTTCCGGGCGCCCCATCACACCATCAGCCATGCTGGCCTGGTAGGCGGGGGGCGTTTTCCTCGCCCAGGGGAGATCTCCCTGGCTCACCGAGGGGTGCTCTTCCTGGACGAGCTGCCGGAGTTCGATCTGCGCGCTTTGGAGGTGCTGCGTCAGCCCCTGGAGGACAAGCGAGTGGTGATCAGCCGGGCCGCCGGGACCCTGGAGTTCCCGGCGGCGTTCATGTTGGTGGCGGCCATGAACCCGTGCCCATGCGGCTACTACGGCGATCCCATCAAGCCCTGCACTTGTTCCCCGGCCATGGTCGCCCGTTACCAGAAACGCCTCAGCGGGCCGCTGCTGGATCGCATCGATATCCAGATCGAGGTCCCGCGGGTGGAGTATGAGAAGCTGTCCGACGACCGGCGGGGTGAGCCTTCGGCACAGATCCGGGAGCGGGTGGAACGCGCCCGGGCCCTCCAACGCCTGCGCTTCCACGGAACCGGAGTGACGTGCAACGCGGAGATGGGGCCCGGGCACATCCGCGCGTATTGTCCGATGGAGCCCCAGGCCCAGGCCCTGTTGCGGGCGGCGATGCAGCAATTGCACCTTTCCGCCCGGGCTTATCATCGGGTTCTGAAGGTGGCCCGCACCATCGCGGACCTGGAGGGCTCGGAGATCCTGCAAGCCCATCACATCGCCGAGGCCCTGCAGTATCGTCCCCGCTGGCCGATGGCCGGCGCGTGA